One genomic window of Cyprinus carpio isolate SPL01 chromosome B8, ASM1834038v1, whole genome shotgun sequence includes the following:
- the LOC109084676 gene encoding AMP deaminase 1-like isoform X1 translates to MPKVAVPAEEKQGKTDDRTRAIAERVFASETKDDDVRDEISLFDVPDDCPILNQELAQHVTEDDDEEKRKKYLRRTQPVLEDKPTYLEVPHFQRVSITGDYAAGVTMDDFELACKGLYRALTIREKYMRLAFQRFPDTPSQFLRKIEGEQWKPEDQVLPVFTSPPKSGEDPFCTKDFPPNLGYVARMKDGVIYVYKDAASADKHQPLNHPGPDLVTFIDDMNFLIALIAQGPTKTYTHRRLKFLMSKFNVHEMLNEMEEMKELKKNPHRDFYNCRKVDTHIHAAACMNQKHLLRFIKKSYRVDADRVVHVLKGKEMTMKELFASLNLHPYDLTVDSLDVHAGRQTFQRFDKFNAKYNPVGASELRDLYLKTENHISGEYFATIIKEVASDLEDARYQYAEPRLSIYGCNPNEWTKLASWFNKHRVFSPHLKWMIQVPRIYDIFRGRNFVPHFGKMLENIFLPVFQATIDPNSNPELSVFLKHVTAFDSVDDESKHSGHMFSTKSPKPEEWDIVKSPSYSYWIYYMYANIARLNQLRKERGMNTFQFRPHCGEAGAVTHLLACFMTADNISHGLNLKKSPVLQYLYYLAQVPIAMSPLSNNSLFLEYNKNPLLEFHKKGLMVSLSTDDPMQFHYTKEPLMEEYAIAAQVFKLSTCDMCEIARNSVLQSGLSAEEKIHFLGTNYLKDGPEGNDIRKTNLAQIRMAYRYETLCYELNLIREGVMAD, encoded by the exons CAGAGGAGAAGC AAGGGA AGACGGATGATCGCACACGCGCAATTGCAGAGCGTGTGTTTGCTTCGGAGACCAAAGATGATGATGTCCGTGACGAGATATCCTTGTTTGATGTGCCTGATGACTGTCCTATCCTCAACCAAGAGCTGGCCCAACATGTAactgaggatgatgatgaggagaaGCG TAAGAAGTATCTCAGACGCACTCAGCCCGTGCTAGAAGATAAACCAACCTACTTGGAGGTCCCTCACTTCCAGAGAGTGTCCATCACTGGCGACTACGCTGCTGGG GTGACCATGGATGACTTTGAGCTGGCCTGTAAGGGTCTGTACCGTGCCCTGACCATCAGAGAGAAATACATGAGGCTGGCTTTCCAGAGATTCCCCGACACTCCCTCTCAGTTCTTACGCAAGATTGAAGGAGAGCAGTGGAAACCCGAAGATCAAGTGCTCCCTG TCTTTACCTCTCCTCCTAAGTCTGGTGAGGATCCTTTCTGCACAAAGGACTTCCCACCTAACCTCGGCTACGTCGCTCGCATGAAGGATGGTGTTATCTATGTCTACAAAGATGCAGCATCTGCTGATAAACACCAGCCTCTGAACCACCCCGGTCCAGATCTTGTCACCTTCATAGACGACATGAACTTCCTCATCGCCTTGATTGCTCAGGGCCCAAC AAAGACATACACTCATCGTCGTCTGAAGTTCCTCATGTCAAAATTTAATGTGCATGAGATGTTGAATGAGATGGAGGAAATGAAAGAGCTGAAGAAAAATCCCCACAGAGACTTTTACAACTGCAGAAAG GTTGATACTCACATTCACGCTGCTGCCTGCATGAACCAGAAGCATCTCCTCCGCTTCATCAAGAAGTCCTACCGTGTGGATGCGGATCGTGTGGTGCATGTTTTGAAGGGCAAGGAAATGACCATGAAGGAGCTTTTTGCATCTCTTAATCTGCACCCCTACGACCTGACTGTCGATTCTCTGGATGTGCATGCT GGCAGACAAACCTTCCAGCGTTTTGATAAATTCAATGCCAAGTACAACCCTGTGGGTGCCAGTGAGCTGCGTGATCTTTATCTGAAGACTGAGAACCACATATCTGGAGAGTATTTTGCCACCATTATTAAG GAAGTTGCTAGTGACCTGGAGGATGCCAGATACCAGTACGCAGAGCCTCGTCTGTCCATCTATGGCTGTAACCCTAATGAGTGGACTAAGCTTGCAAGCTGGTTTAACAAGCACAGAGTCTTTTCACCTCACCTCAAGTGGATGATTCAAGTGCCCAGAATCTA TGATATTTTCAGAGGCAGGAACTTTGTGCCACACTTTGGAAAGATGCTGGAAAACATCTTCCTCCCTGTTTTCCAGGCTACCATTGACCCAAACTCCAACCCAGAGCTTAGTGTCTTCCTGAAGCAT GTGACTGCCTTTGATAGTGTGGATGATGAGTCCAAACACAGCGGTCACATGTTTTCCACAAAGAGCCCCAAACCTGAGGAGTGGGACATCGTGAAGAGCCCATCATATTCTTACTGGATTTACTACATGTATGCAAACATTGCCCGACTCAACCAGCTGCGCAA GGAGAGAGGTATGAACACATTCCAGTTCAGACCTCACTGTGGTGAAGCTGGAGCTGTCACTCACCTGCTGGCCTGTTTCATGACTGCAGACAACATCTCTCACGGCCTCAACCTCAAAAAG AGCCCTGTCCTGCAGTATCTGTATTACCTTGCCCAGGTCCCCATTGCCATGTCCCCACTCAGCAACAACAGTCTGTTCCTAGAGTACAACAAGAATCCTCTGCTGGAGTTCCACAAGAAGGGACTGATGGTCTCTCTGTCCACTGATGACCCCATGCAGTTCCACTACACTAAG GAGCCCCTTATGGAGGAATATGCCATTGCAGCCCAGGTGTTCAAGCTCAGCACCTGTGACATGTGTGAGATCGCCAGAAACAGTGTTCTCCAGAGCGGCCTGTCTGCTGAG gAAAAGATTCACTTCCTTGGTACCAACTACCTGAAGGACGGTCCTGAAGGCAATGACATCCGCAAAACCAACTTGGCTCAGATTCGCATGGCCTACCGCTACGAGACCCTGTGCTATGAGCTAAACCTCATTAGAGAGGGCGTGATGGCTGACTAA
- the LOC109084676 gene encoding AMP deaminase 1-like isoform X4: MPKVAVPETDDRTRAIAERVFASETKDDDVRDEISLFDVPDDCPILNQELAQHVTEDDDEEKRKKYLRRTQPVLEDKPTYLEVPHFQRVSITGDYAAGVTMDDFELACKGLYRALTIREKYMRLAFQRFPDTPSQFLRKIEGEQWKPEDQVLPVFTSPPKSGEDPFCTKDFPPNLGYVARMKDGVIYVYKDAASADKHQPLNHPGPDLVTFIDDMNFLIALIAQGPTKTYTHRRLKFLMSKFNVHEMLNEMEEMKELKKNPHRDFYNCRKVDTHIHAAACMNQKHLLRFIKKSYRVDADRVVHVLKGKEMTMKELFASLNLHPYDLTVDSLDVHAGRQTFQRFDKFNAKYNPVGASELRDLYLKTENHISGEYFATIIKEVASDLEDARYQYAEPRLSIYGCNPNEWTKLASWFNKHRVFSPHLKWMIQVPRIYDIFRGRNFVPHFGKMLENIFLPVFQATIDPNSNPELSVFLKHVTAFDSVDDESKHSGHMFSTKSPKPEEWDIVKSPSYSYWIYYMYANIARLNQLRKERGMNTFQFRPHCGEAGAVTHLLACFMTADNISHGLNLKKSPVLQYLYYLAQVPIAMSPLSNNSLFLEYNKNPLLEFHKKGLMVSLSTDDPMQFHYTKEPLMEEYAIAAQVFKLSTCDMCEIARNSVLQSGLSAEEKIHFLGTNYLKDGPEGNDIRKTNLAQIRMAYRYETLCYELNLIREGVMAD, translated from the exons AGACGGATGATCGCACACGCGCAATTGCAGAGCGTGTGTTTGCTTCGGAGACCAAAGATGATGATGTCCGTGACGAGATATCCTTGTTTGATGTGCCTGATGACTGTCCTATCCTCAACCAAGAGCTGGCCCAACATGTAactgaggatgatgatgaggagaaGCG TAAGAAGTATCTCAGACGCACTCAGCCCGTGCTAGAAGATAAACCAACCTACTTGGAGGTCCCTCACTTCCAGAGAGTGTCCATCACTGGCGACTACGCTGCTGGG GTGACCATGGATGACTTTGAGCTGGCCTGTAAGGGTCTGTACCGTGCCCTGACCATCAGAGAGAAATACATGAGGCTGGCTTTCCAGAGATTCCCCGACACTCCCTCTCAGTTCTTACGCAAGATTGAAGGAGAGCAGTGGAAACCCGAAGATCAAGTGCTCCCTG TCTTTACCTCTCCTCCTAAGTCTGGTGAGGATCCTTTCTGCACAAAGGACTTCCCACCTAACCTCGGCTACGTCGCTCGCATGAAGGATGGTGTTATCTATGTCTACAAAGATGCAGCATCTGCTGATAAACACCAGCCTCTGAACCACCCCGGTCCAGATCTTGTCACCTTCATAGACGACATGAACTTCCTCATCGCCTTGATTGCTCAGGGCCCAAC AAAGACATACACTCATCGTCGTCTGAAGTTCCTCATGTCAAAATTTAATGTGCATGAGATGTTGAATGAGATGGAGGAAATGAAAGAGCTGAAGAAAAATCCCCACAGAGACTTTTACAACTGCAGAAAG GTTGATACTCACATTCACGCTGCTGCCTGCATGAACCAGAAGCATCTCCTCCGCTTCATCAAGAAGTCCTACCGTGTGGATGCGGATCGTGTGGTGCATGTTTTGAAGGGCAAGGAAATGACCATGAAGGAGCTTTTTGCATCTCTTAATCTGCACCCCTACGACCTGACTGTCGATTCTCTGGATGTGCATGCT GGCAGACAAACCTTCCAGCGTTTTGATAAATTCAATGCCAAGTACAACCCTGTGGGTGCCAGTGAGCTGCGTGATCTTTATCTGAAGACTGAGAACCACATATCTGGAGAGTATTTTGCCACCATTATTAAG GAAGTTGCTAGTGACCTGGAGGATGCCAGATACCAGTACGCAGAGCCTCGTCTGTCCATCTATGGCTGTAACCCTAATGAGTGGACTAAGCTTGCAAGCTGGTTTAACAAGCACAGAGTCTTTTCACCTCACCTCAAGTGGATGATTCAAGTGCCCAGAATCTA TGATATTTTCAGAGGCAGGAACTTTGTGCCACACTTTGGAAAGATGCTGGAAAACATCTTCCTCCCTGTTTTCCAGGCTACCATTGACCCAAACTCCAACCCAGAGCTTAGTGTCTTCCTGAAGCAT GTGACTGCCTTTGATAGTGTGGATGATGAGTCCAAACACAGCGGTCACATGTTTTCCACAAAGAGCCCCAAACCTGAGGAGTGGGACATCGTGAAGAGCCCATCATATTCTTACTGGATTTACTACATGTATGCAAACATTGCCCGACTCAACCAGCTGCGCAA GGAGAGAGGTATGAACACATTCCAGTTCAGACCTCACTGTGGTGAAGCTGGAGCTGTCACTCACCTGCTGGCCTGTTTCATGACTGCAGACAACATCTCTCACGGCCTCAACCTCAAAAAG AGCCCTGTCCTGCAGTATCTGTATTACCTTGCCCAGGTCCCCATTGCCATGTCCCCACTCAGCAACAACAGTCTGTTCCTAGAGTACAACAAGAATCCTCTGCTGGAGTTCCACAAGAAGGGACTGATGGTCTCTCTGTCCACTGATGACCCCATGCAGTTCCACTACACTAAG GAGCCCCTTATGGAGGAATATGCCATTGCAGCCCAGGTGTTCAAGCTCAGCACCTGTGACATGTGTGAGATCGCCAGAAACAGTGTTCTCCAGAGCGGCCTGTCTGCTGAG gAAAAGATTCACTTCCTTGGTACCAACTACCTGAAGGACGGTCCTGAAGGCAATGACATCCGCAAAACCAACTTGGCTCAGATTCGCATGGCCTACCGCTACGAGACCCTGTGCTATGAGCTAAACCTCATTAGAGAGGGCGTGATGGCTGACTAA
- the LOC109084676 gene encoding AMP deaminase 1-like isoform X3, with product MPKVAVPEGKTDDRTRAIAERVFASETKDDDVRDEISLFDVPDDCPILNQELAQHVTEDDDEEKRKKYLRRTQPVLEDKPTYLEVPHFQRVSITGDYAAGVTMDDFELACKGLYRALTIREKYMRLAFQRFPDTPSQFLRKIEGEQWKPEDQVLPVFTSPPKSGEDPFCTKDFPPNLGYVARMKDGVIYVYKDAASADKHQPLNHPGPDLVTFIDDMNFLIALIAQGPTKTYTHRRLKFLMSKFNVHEMLNEMEEMKELKKNPHRDFYNCRKVDTHIHAAACMNQKHLLRFIKKSYRVDADRVVHVLKGKEMTMKELFASLNLHPYDLTVDSLDVHAGRQTFQRFDKFNAKYNPVGASELRDLYLKTENHISGEYFATIIKEVASDLEDARYQYAEPRLSIYGCNPNEWTKLASWFNKHRVFSPHLKWMIQVPRIYDIFRGRNFVPHFGKMLENIFLPVFQATIDPNSNPELSVFLKHVTAFDSVDDESKHSGHMFSTKSPKPEEWDIVKSPSYSYWIYYMYANIARLNQLRKERGMNTFQFRPHCGEAGAVTHLLACFMTADNISHGLNLKKSPVLQYLYYLAQVPIAMSPLSNNSLFLEYNKNPLLEFHKKGLMVSLSTDDPMQFHYTKEPLMEEYAIAAQVFKLSTCDMCEIARNSVLQSGLSAEEKIHFLGTNYLKDGPEGNDIRKTNLAQIRMAYRYETLCYELNLIREGVMAD from the exons AAGGGA AGACGGATGATCGCACACGCGCAATTGCAGAGCGTGTGTTTGCTTCGGAGACCAAAGATGATGATGTCCGTGACGAGATATCCTTGTTTGATGTGCCTGATGACTGTCCTATCCTCAACCAAGAGCTGGCCCAACATGTAactgaggatgatgatgaggagaaGCG TAAGAAGTATCTCAGACGCACTCAGCCCGTGCTAGAAGATAAACCAACCTACTTGGAGGTCCCTCACTTCCAGAGAGTGTCCATCACTGGCGACTACGCTGCTGGG GTGACCATGGATGACTTTGAGCTGGCCTGTAAGGGTCTGTACCGTGCCCTGACCATCAGAGAGAAATACATGAGGCTGGCTTTCCAGAGATTCCCCGACACTCCCTCTCAGTTCTTACGCAAGATTGAAGGAGAGCAGTGGAAACCCGAAGATCAAGTGCTCCCTG TCTTTACCTCTCCTCCTAAGTCTGGTGAGGATCCTTTCTGCACAAAGGACTTCCCACCTAACCTCGGCTACGTCGCTCGCATGAAGGATGGTGTTATCTATGTCTACAAAGATGCAGCATCTGCTGATAAACACCAGCCTCTGAACCACCCCGGTCCAGATCTTGTCACCTTCATAGACGACATGAACTTCCTCATCGCCTTGATTGCTCAGGGCCCAAC AAAGACATACACTCATCGTCGTCTGAAGTTCCTCATGTCAAAATTTAATGTGCATGAGATGTTGAATGAGATGGAGGAAATGAAAGAGCTGAAGAAAAATCCCCACAGAGACTTTTACAACTGCAGAAAG GTTGATACTCACATTCACGCTGCTGCCTGCATGAACCAGAAGCATCTCCTCCGCTTCATCAAGAAGTCCTACCGTGTGGATGCGGATCGTGTGGTGCATGTTTTGAAGGGCAAGGAAATGACCATGAAGGAGCTTTTTGCATCTCTTAATCTGCACCCCTACGACCTGACTGTCGATTCTCTGGATGTGCATGCT GGCAGACAAACCTTCCAGCGTTTTGATAAATTCAATGCCAAGTACAACCCTGTGGGTGCCAGTGAGCTGCGTGATCTTTATCTGAAGACTGAGAACCACATATCTGGAGAGTATTTTGCCACCATTATTAAG GAAGTTGCTAGTGACCTGGAGGATGCCAGATACCAGTACGCAGAGCCTCGTCTGTCCATCTATGGCTGTAACCCTAATGAGTGGACTAAGCTTGCAAGCTGGTTTAACAAGCACAGAGTCTTTTCACCTCACCTCAAGTGGATGATTCAAGTGCCCAGAATCTA TGATATTTTCAGAGGCAGGAACTTTGTGCCACACTTTGGAAAGATGCTGGAAAACATCTTCCTCCCTGTTTTCCAGGCTACCATTGACCCAAACTCCAACCCAGAGCTTAGTGTCTTCCTGAAGCAT GTGACTGCCTTTGATAGTGTGGATGATGAGTCCAAACACAGCGGTCACATGTTTTCCACAAAGAGCCCCAAACCTGAGGAGTGGGACATCGTGAAGAGCCCATCATATTCTTACTGGATTTACTACATGTATGCAAACATTGCCCGACTCAACCAGCTGCGCAA GGAGAGAGGTATGAACACATTCCAGTTCAGACCTCACTGTGGTGAAGCTGGAGCTGTCACTCACCTGCTGGCCTGTTTCATGACTGCAGACAACATCTCTCACGGCCTCAACCTCAAAAAG AGCCCTGTCCTGCAGTATCTGTATTACCTTGCCCAGGTCCCCATTGCCATGTCCCCACTCAGCAACAACAGTCTGTTCCTAGAGTACAACAAGAATCCTCTGCTGGAGTTCCACAAGAAGGGACTGATGGTCTCTCTGTCCACTGATGACCCCATGCAGTTCCACTACACTAAG GAGCCCCTTATGGAGGAATATGCCATTGCAGCCCAGGTGTTCAAGCTCAGCACCTGTGACATGTGTGAGATCGCCAGAAACAGTGTTCTCCAGAGCGGCCTGTCTGCTGAG gAAAAGATTCACTTCCTTGGTACCAACTACCTGAAGGACGGTCCTGAAGGCAATGACATCCGCAAAACCAACTTGGCTCAGATTCGCATGGCCTACCGCTACGAGACCCTGTGCTATGAGCTAAACCTCATTAGAGAGGGCGTGATGGCTGACTAA
- the LOC109084676 gene encoding AMP deaminase 1-like isoform X2, with the protein MPKVAVPEEKQGKTDDRTRAIAERVFASETKDDDVRDEISLFDVPDDCPILNQELAQHVTEDDDEEKRKKYLRRTQPVLEDKPTYLEVPHFQRVSITGDYAAGVTMDDFELACKGLYRALTIREKYMRLAFQRFPDTPSQFLRKIEGEQWKPEDQVLPVFTSPPKSGEDPFCTKDFPPNLGYVARMKDGVIYVYKDAASADKHQPLNHPGPDLVTFIDDMNFLIALIAQGPTKTYTHRRLKFLMSKFNVHEMLNEMEEMKELKKNPHRDFYNCRKVDTHIHAAACMNQKHLLRFIKKSYRVDADRVVHVLKGKEMTMKELFASLNLHPYDLTVDSLDVHAGRQTFQRFDKFNAKYNPVGASELRDLYLKTENHISGEYFATIIKEVASDLEDARYQYAEPRLSIYGCNPNEWTKLASWFNKHRVFSPHLKWMIQVPRIYDIFRGRNFVPHFGKMLENIFLPVFQATIDPNSNPELSVFLKHVTAFDSVDDESKHSGHMFSTKSPKPEEWDIVKSPSYSYWIYYMYANIARLNQLRKERGMNTFQFRPHCGEAGAVTHLLACFMTADNISHGLNLKKSPVLQYLYYLAQVPIAMSPLSNNSLFLEYNKNPLLEFHKKGLMVSLSTDDPMQFHYTKEPLMEEYAIAAQVFKLSTCDMCEIARNSVLQSGLSAEEKIHFLGTNYLKDGPEGNDIRKTNLAQIRMAYRYETLCYELNLIREGVMAD; encoded by the exons AGGAGAAGC AAGGGA AGACGGATGATCGCACACGCGCAATTGCAGAGCGTGTGTTTGCTTCGGAGACCAAAGATGATGATGTCCGTGACGAGATATCCTTGTTTGATGTGCCTGATGACTGTCCTATCCTCAACCAAGAGCTGGCCCAACATGTAactgaggatgatgatgaggagaaGCG TAAGAAGTATCTCAGACGCACTCAGCCCGTGCTAGAAGATAAACCAACCTACTTGGAGGTCCCTCACTTCCAGAGAGTGTCCATCACTGGCGACTACGCTGCTGGG GTGACCATGGATGACTTTGAGCTGGCCTGTAAGGGTCTGTACCGTGCCCTGACCATCAGAGAGAAATACATGAGGCTGGCTTTCCAGAGATTCCCCGACACTCCCTCTCAGTTCTTACGCAAGATTGAAGGAGAGCAGTGGAAACCCGAAGATCAAGTGCTCCCTG TCTTTACCTCTCCTCCTAAGTCTGGTGAGGATCCTTTCTGCACAAAGGACTTCCCACCTAACCTCGGCTACGTCGCTCGCATGAAGGATGGTGTTATCTATGTCTACAAAGATGCAGCATCTGCTGATAAACACCAGCCTCTGAACCACCCCGGTCCAGATCTTGTCACCTTCATAGACGACATGAACTTCCTCATCGCCTTGATTGCTCAGGGCCCAAC AAAGACATACACTCATCGTCGTCTGAAGTTCCTCATGTCAAAATTTAATGTGCATGAGATGTTGAATGAGATGGAGGAAATGAAAGAGCTGAAGAAAAATCCCCACAGAGACTTTTACAACTGCAGAAAG GTTGATACTCACATTCACGCTGCTGCCTGCATGAACCAGAAGCATCTCCTCCGCTTCATCAAGAAGTCCTACCGTGTGGATGCGGATCGTGTGGTGCATGTTTTGAAGGGCAAGGAAATGACCATGAAGGAGCTTTTTGCATCTCTTAATCTGCACCCCTACGACCTGACTGTCGATTCTCTGGATGTGCATGCT GGCAGACAAACCTTCCAGCGTTTTGATAAATTCAATGCCAAGTACAACCCTGTGGGTGCCAGTGAGCTGCGTGATCTTTATCTGAAGACTGAGAACCACATATCTGGAGAGTATTTTGCCACCATTATTAAG GAAGTTGCTAGTGACCTGGAGGATGCCAGATACCAGTACGCAGAGCCTCGTCTGTCCATCTATGGCTGTAACCCTAATGAGTGGACTAAGCTTGCAAGCTGGTTTAACAAGCACAGAGTCTTTTCACCTCACCTCAAGTGGATGATTCAAGTGCCCAGAATCTA TGATATTTTCAGAGGCAGGAACTTTGTGCCACACTTTGGAAAGATGCTGGAAAACATCTTCCTCCCTGTTTTCCAGGCTACCATTGACCCAAACTCCAACCCAGAGCTTAGTGTCTTCCTGAAGCAT GTGACTGCCTTTGATAGTGTGGATGATGAGTCCAAACACAGCGGTCACATGTTTTCCACAAAGAGCCCCAAACCTGAGGAGTGGGACATCGTGAAGAGCCCATCATATTCTTACTGGATTTACTACATGTATGCAAACATTGCCCGACTCAACCAGCTGCGCAA GGAGAGAGGTATGAACACATTCCAGTTCAGACCTCACTGTGGTGAAGCTGGAGCTGTCACTCACCTGCTGGCCTGTTTCATGACTGCAGACAACATCTCTCACGGCCTCAACCTCAAAAAG AGCCCTGTCCTGCAGTATCTGTATTACCTTGCCCAGGTCCCCATTGCCATGTCCCCACTCAGCAACAACAGTCTGTTCCTAGAGTACAACAAGAATCCTCTGCTGGAGTTCCACAAGAAGGGACTGATGGTCTCTCTGTCCACTGATGACCCCATGCAGTTCCACTACACTAAG GAGCCCCTTATGGAGGAATATGCCATTGCAGCCCAGGTGTTCAAGCTCAGCACCTGTGACATGTGTGAGATCGCCAGAAACAGTGTTCTCCAGAGCGGCCTGTCTGCTGAG gAAAAGATTCACTTCCTTGGTACCAACTACCTGAAGGACGGTCCTGAAGGCAATGACATCCGCAAAACCAACTTGGCTCAGATTCGCATGGCCTACCGCTACGAGACCCTGTGCTATGAGCTAAACCTCATTAGAGAGGGCGTGATGGCTGACTAA
- the LOC109084676 gene encoding AMP deaminase 1-like isoform X5: MDDFELACKGLYRALTIREKYMRLAFQRFPDTPSQFLRKIEGEQWKPEDQVLPVFTSPPKSGEDPFCTKDFPPNLGYVARMKDGVIYVYKDAASADKHQPLNHPGPDLVTFIDDMNFLIALIAQGPTKTYTHRRLKFLMSKFNVHEMLNEMEEMKELKKNPHRDFYNCRKVDTHIHAAACMNQKHLLRFIKKSYRVDADRVVHVLKGKEMTMKELFASLNLHPYDLTVDSLDVHAGRQTFQRFDKFNAKYNPVGASELRDLYLKTENHISGEYFATIIKEVASDLEDARYQYAEPRLSIYGCNPNEWTKLASWFNKHRVFSPHLKWMIQVPRIYDIFRGRNFVPHFGKMLENIFLPVFQATIDPNSNPELSVFLKHVTAFDSVDDESKHSGHMFSTKSPKPEEWDIVKSPSYSYWIYYMYANIARLNQLRKERGMNTFQFRPHCGEAGAVTHLLACFMTADNISHGLNLKKSPVLQYLYYLAQVPIAMSPLSNNSLFLEYNKNPLLEFHKKGLMVSLSTDDPMQFHYTKEPLMEEYAIAAQVFKLSTCDMCEIARNSVLQSGLSAEEKIHFLGTNYLKDGPEGNDIRKTNLAQIRMAYRYETLCYELNLIREGVMAD; this comes from the exons ATGGATGACTTTGAGCTGGCCTGTAAGGGTCTGTACCGTGCCCTGACCATCAGAGAGAAATACATGAGGCTGGCTTTCCAGAGATTCCCCGACACTCCCTCTCAGTTCTTACGCAAGATTGAAGGAGAGCAGTGGAAACCCGAAGATCAAGTGCTCCCTG TCTTTACCTCTCCTCCTAAGTCTGGTGAGGATCCTTTCTGCACAAAGGACTTCCCACCTAACCTCGGCTACGTCGCTCGCATGAAGGATGGTGTTATCTATGTCTACAAAGATGCAGCATCTGCTGATAAACACCAGCCTCTGAACCACCCCGGTCCAGATCTTGTCACCTTCATAGACGACATGAACTTCCTCATCGCCTTGATTGCTCAGGGCCCAAC AAAGACATACACTCATCGTCGTCTGAAGTTCCTCATGTCAAAATTTAATGTGCATGAGATGTTGAATGAGATGGAGGAAATGAAAGAGCTGAAGAAAAATCCCCACAGAGACTTTTACAACTGCAGAAAG GTTGATACTCACATTCACGCTGCTGCCTGCATGAACCAGAAGCATCTCCTCCGCTTCATCAAGAAGTCCTACCGTGTGGATGCGGATCGTGTGGTGCATGTTTTGAAGGGCAAGGAAATGACCATGAAGGAGCTTTTTGCATCTCTTAATCTGCACCCCTACGACCTGACTGTCGATTCTCTGGATGTGCATGCT GGCAGACAAACCTTCCAGCGTTTTGATAAATTCAATGCCAAGTACAACCCTGTGGGTGCCAGTGAGCTGCGTGATCTTTATCTGAAGACTGAGAACCACATATCTGGAGAGTATTTTGCCACCATTATTAAG GAAGTTGCTAGTGACCTGGAGGATGCCAGATACCAGTACGCAGAGCCTCGTCTGTCCATCTATGGCTGTAACCCTAATGAGTGGACTAAGCTTGCAAGCTGGTTTAACAAGCACAGAGTCTTTTCACCTCACCTCAAGTGGATGATTCAAGTGCCCAGAATCTA TGATATTTTCAGAGGCAGGAACTTTGTGCCACACTTTGGAAAGATGCTGGAAAACATCTTCCTCCCTGTTTTCCAGGCTACCATTGACCCAAACTCCAACCCAGAGCTTAGTGTCTTCCTGAAGCAT GTGACTGCCTTTGATAGTGTGGATGATGAGTCCAAACACAGCGGTCACATGTTTTCCACAAAGAGCCCCAAACCTGAGGAGTGGGACATCGTGAAGAGCCCATCATATTCTTACTGGATTTACTACATGTATGCAAACATTGCCCGACTCAACCAGCTGCGCAA GGAGAGAGGTATGAACACATTCCAGTTCAGACCTCACTGTGGTGAAGCTGGAGCTGTCACTCACCTGCTGGCCTGTTTCATGACTGCAGACAACATCTCTCACGGCCTCAACCTCAAAAAG AGCCCTGTCCTGCAGTATCTGTATTACCTTGCCCAGGTCCCCATTGCCATGTCCCCACTCAGCAACAACAGTCTGTTCCTAGAGTACAACAAGAATCCTCTGCTGGAGTTCCACAAGAAGGGACTGATGGTCTCTCTGTCCACTGATGACCCCATGCAGTTCCACTACACTAAG GAGCCCCTTATGGAGGAATATGCCATTGCAGCCCAGGTGTTCAAGCTCAGCACCTGTGACATGTGTGAGATCGCCAGAAACAGTGTTCTCCAGAGCGGCCTGTCTGCTGAG gAAAAGATTCACTTCCTTGGTACCAACTACCTGAAGGACGGTCCTGAAGGCAATGACATCCGCAAAACCAACTTGGCTCAGATTCGCATGGCCTACCGCTACGAGACCCTGTGCTATGAGCTAAACCTCATTAGAGAGGGCGTGATGGCTGACTAA